In a single window of the Desulfovibrio mangrovi genome:
- a CDS encoding TRAP transporter substrate-binding protein gives MSRIYTLLIAFVAVIVMTTAAVAGTTVIKLAHPNVPQHPMGQAFEKFKELVETRTNGKFRVDIYDSSKFGNFDAVVQGLQYNMLQMGSASTPNLAPFSDDFLLFDLPFLFPDYESTDKITDGPIGMNAAKALEKTGIIGLGYIEIGFRNLWNNQRTVKTLEDAKGLKIRSTPSKAHIATLKALGMNSTPISWGEVYTALQQKTVDGIDIDLNLAWYNNFPEVNNNLTMVNSLYSPHLVMISKRFLDSLSAEDKKIILDSFEESKLYERKLIREGEKEIMAKLADKGVTVYTLTPEERARWAEATAGVYQEFEQRIGKDLIERAKATIAGE, from the coding sequence ATGTCTCGCATTTACACCCTGCTGATCGCATTTGTGGCCGTCATAGTCATGACCACCGCCGCAGTCGCCGGTACCACCGTCATCAAGCTGGCCCACCCTAACGTTCCCCAGCACCCCATGGGGCAGGCTTTTGAAAAATTCAAGGAACTGGTTGAAACCCGTACCAACGGCAAGTTCCGCGTTGATATTTACGACAGCTCCAAGTTCGGTAACTTCGACGCCGTTGTGCAGGGCCTGCAGTACAACATGCTGCAGATGGGCTCCGCCTCCACCCCCAACCTGGCCCCCTTCTCTGATGACTTCCTGCTCTTCGATCTGCCCTTCCTCTTCCCCGACTACGAGTCCACCGACAAGATCACCGACGGCCCCATCGGCATGAACGCCGCCAAGGCTCTGGAAAAGACCGGCATCATCGGCCTTGGCTACATTGAAATCGGCTTCCGCAACCTGTGGAACAACCAGCGCACCGTAAAGACGCTGGAAGATGCCAAGGGCCTCAAGATCCGCTCCACTCCTTCCAAGGCACACATCGCCACCCTGAAGGCTCTGGGCATGAACTCCACCCCCATTTCCTGGGGTGAAGTTTACACCGCTCTGCAGCAGAAGACCGTAGACGGCATCGACATTGACCTGAACCTCGCATGGTACAACAACTTCCCTGAAGTAAACAACAACCTGACCATGGTGAACAGCCTTTACAGCCCCCACCTGGTCATGATTTCCAAGCGCTTCCTCGACTCCCTGTCTGCTGAAGACAAGAAGATCATCCTCGACTCCTTCGAAGAGAGCAAACTCTACGAGCGCAAGCTTATCCGCGAAGGTGAAAAGGAAATCATGGCCAAGCTCGCGGACAAGGGCGTCACCGTTTACACCCTCACCCCCGAAGAGCGTGCCCGCTGGGCTGAAGCAACTGCTGGTGTCTACCAGGAGTTCGAACAGCGCATCGGCAAAGATCTGATTGAACGCGCCAAGGCGACTATCGCCGGCGAATAG
- a CDS encoding TRAP transporter small permease translates to MSKNLLDKVEGIVSSACLGGMALIIAVQVFQRYVLQSSLDWSEELARYLFIWSVYVGCSYATQKDRHLEVTILRTLFGPTFAKYVTLAAYVCTIGFCVCTAVWGFQMVDFLAGTGQKTPALEVQMYWVFLSVPVGMGLMALRTAQRVLSILRGEITFDSPSGN, encoded by the coding sequence ATGAGTAAAAACTTGTTAGATAAAGTCGAAGGGATTGTCTCCTCTGCCTGTCTGGGCGGAATGGCGTTGATTATCGCTGTTCAGGTTTTTCAGCGATATGTTCTGCAAAGCTCGCTGGACTGGTCCGAAGAGTTGGCCCGTTATCTCTTCATATGGTCGGTCTATGTGGGCTGCAGCTACGCCACGCAGAAGGACAGACATCTTGAAGTGACCATCCTCCGCACTCTGTTTGGTCCGACATTCGCCAAGTACGTAACCTTGGCCGCTTATGTCTGCACCATCGGATTCTGCGTCTGTACAGCCGTGTGGGGCTTTCAGATGGTCGACTTCCTCGCTGGTACCGGGCAGAAAACCCCTGCCCTTGAAGTTCAAATGTACTGGGTATTCCTCAGTGTTCCTGTCGGCATGGGCCTCATGGCTCTCAGAACCGCACAGCGTGTTCTTTCCATCCTCCGGGGCGAAATCACCTTTGATTCCCCGTCCGGCAATTAA
- a CDS encoding TRAP transporter large permease, giving the protein MDTAILLTFLALAAFLFLSVPIGVAIGLSVIVGVWAGDMLPFEFLIQKMVNSLDVFPLMAVPFFIMAGEIMQKGSMAQRLLTVSKGLVGHITGGMAHISVLTSMFYGALSGSAPATVAAVGGIMIPSMKKEGYSTSFSTAVNTAAGCLGVMIPPSVPLIIYGTTAGVSVGDLFIAGVVPGIFVGLCLMACSYVLSKKYGYRGTGDRASFKEIMIAFKDSIVALMVPLIVLGGIYGGLTTPTEAGVIAVLYAFVAEGLILRTLSWNKVTEIFKGTALTTASIFLVVATATALGQILLFYNVPDMLVNFLVSISDNKYILIPIILAFLLIMGTFMDALANILILTPLLLPVVKVLGMDPIHFGIVMIVCASMGFLTPPVGVNLFVGCSIGNISIEKLSVAVLPFLFTMILALLVIVFFPPLTLWLPGL; this is encoded by the coding sequence ATGGATACTGCTATCCTCCTTACATTTCTGGCACTCGCCGCGTTTCTGTTCCTGAGCGTGCCCATCGGCGTTGCCATCGGTTTGAGCGTTATCGTAGGCGTCTGGGCCGGCGATATGCTCCCCTTTGAGTTCCTGATTCAGAAAATGGTCAACTCTCTGGACGTTTTCCCGCTCATGGCCGTCCCGTTCTTCATCATGGCGGGCGAGATCATGCAGAAGGGAAGTATGGCCCAGCGCCTGCTGACCGTTTCCAAGGGCCTTGTGGGCCACATCACCGGCGGCATGGCTCATATCTCGGTCCTGACCAGCATGTTCTACGGCGCCCTGTCCGGCTCTGCTCCGGCTACGGTTGCCGCAGTGGGCGGCATCATGATCCCGTCCATGAAGAAGGAAGGCTACAGCACCTCCTTCTCCACCGCTGTCAACACTGCTGCGGGCTGTCTGGGCGTTATGATTCCGCCCAGCGTTCCGCTGATCATCTACGGCACCACCGCAGGTGTTTCCGTGGGTGACCTGTTCATTGCGGGCGTTGTTCCCGGCATCTTCGTCGGTCTCTGCCTCATGGCATGCAGCTATGTTCTGTCCAAGAAGTACGGTTACAGAGGCACCGGAGACCGCGCGTCCTTCAAGGAGATCATGATCGCCTTCAAGGATTCCATTGTCGCCCTCATGGTTCCGCTCATCGTTCTCGGCGGCATCTATGGCGGCCTGACCACCCCCACGGAAGCAGGCGTTATCGCTGTTCTGTACGCCTTTGTGGCCGAAGGGCTGATTCTGCGTACGCTGAGCTGGAACAAGGTCACCGAGATATTCAAGGGCACCGCCCTGACCACGGCCTCCATCTTCCTCGTGGTTGCCACGGCTACCGCACTCGGCCAGATTCTGCTCTTCTACAACGTGCCGGACATGCTGGTGAACTTCCTCGTAAGCATCTCCGACAACAAGTATATCCTGATCCCGATTATTCTGGCCTTCCTGCTGATCATGGGTACCTTCATGGACGCACTGGCCAACATTCTGATCCTGACCCCTCTCCTGCTGCCTGTAGTCAAGGTGCTGGGTATGGACCCGATTCACTTCGGCATCGTCATGATCGTCTGTGCTTCCATGGGCTTCTTGACACCGCCCGTAGGGGTGAACCTCTTCGTGGGGTGCAGCATAGGTAACATCAGCATCGAAAAGCTGAGCGTGGCCGTGCTTCCCTTCCTGTTCACCATGATTCTGGCGTTGCTTGTCATCGTCTTCTTCCCGCCTCTGACACTTTGGTTGCCGGGCCTCTAA
- the murI gene encoding glutamate racemase — protein sequence MMLDGSITPQVSPQGILCEMLPVQQVRLPRIGLFDSGVGGLSVLSRLQAAMPWLDYIYCGDTARLPYGKRSPATIIEYSLQASRFLVQSGADCIVIACNTASSVALGAVQQAFPDIVVRGVVDAGARAAAQASRSGRVGLIGTECTVASRAYEKAIAQILPAAEVRSRACPFLVSLAEEGWTQDHIAAMAVRKYIEPLLADFAPYNPDCIICGCTHFSRFSTVIRDIVSPDVVLVDPADSLAEELAANFSLQFGEEEHNNGSTTFYVTDALQRFARVGEQFLGASIPFNSVQQIELDNQ from the coding sequence ATGATGCTTGACGGTTCCATTACCCCGCAGGTTTCCCCGCAGGGAATTCTCTGTGAAATGCTGCCGGTGCAGCAAGTACGGCTCCCCCGCATCGGCCTGTTCGATTCCGGCGTGGGCGGTCTTTCTGTGCTGAGCCGCCTGCAGGCGGCCATGCCCTGGCTCGACTATATTTACTGCGGGGATACAGCCCGCCTGCCCTATGGGAAGCGGAGTCCGGCAACCATCATCGAGTACTCGTTGCAGGCCTCCAGATTCCTGGTCCAATCCGGTGCGGACTGCATAGTCATCGCCTGCAACACGGCTTCCTCCGTGGCCCTGGGGGCCGTTCAGCAGGCCTTTCCCGACATTGTGGTGCGCGGCGTGGTGGACGCCGGAGCACGGGCTGCCGCCCAAGCATCCCGCTCCGGCAGAGTTGGTCTGATAGGCACGGAATGCACGGTGGCATCGCGCGCCTATGAAAAGGCCATAGCACAGATACTGCCCGCTGCCGAGGTCCGCTCCCGTGCATGCCCTTTTCTGGTTTCGCTGGCCGAAGAGGGGTGGACTCAGGATCACATCGCCGCTATGGCAGTTCGCAAGTATATTGAGCCACTTCTGGCCGATTTTGCACCGTACAATCCGGACTGCATCATCTGCGGGTGTACACATTTTTCCCGTTTCAGCACGGTAATACGCGACATCGTCAGTCCGGATGTGGTTCTTGTGGACCCCGCCGACAGTCTCGCCGAAGAACTGGCTGCCAATTTCTCATTGCAATTCGGCGAAGAGGAGCACAATAACGGCTCCACAACATTTTACGTTACGGATGCCCTGCAGCGATTTGCCCGTGTAGGTGAGCAATTTCTGGGCGCAAGCATTCCCTTCAACTCGGTTCAGCAGATCGAACTCGACAACCAGTAA
- a CDS encoding GntR family transcriptional regulator: MSGIKKLTYSEQVAEYVKQSILKGELSPGDQIKEVLLTEQLGISRAPIREALQLLMREGLIQSEPQKAKYVTALTAKQIEDSYFTGGVLEAAAVTQALPLYTEEDITHLEQVVEGMRKVAESGESPDSLTQLDNTFHNILFSRVDNELLIDLCRRSCQGISKFLLYKYWITLYTPQQVYERHLEILEALKSGKPATLEKTIRKHYTDSGKRMSQYGVDVYKKE; the protein is encoded by the coding sequence ATGAGTGGCATCAAGAAGCTCACTTATAGCGAACAAGTCGCTGAATACGTCAAGCAGTCCATTCTGAAGGGAGAGCTCTCTCCCGGCGATCAGATCAAGGAAGTACTGCTTACGGAACAGCTCGGCATCAGCCGTGCGCCCATCCGGGAAGCCCTGCAGCTTCTGATGCGGGAAGGACTCATTCAGTCTGAGCCGCAAAAGGCCAAGTATGTGACGGCGCTGACGGCAAAACAGATCGAGGACAGCTACTTCACCGGTGGCGTGCTTGAAGCGGCAGCGGTAACGCAGGCACTGCCGCTCTATACGGAAGAAGACATCACCCATCTGGAACAGGTTGTTGAGGGCATGCGCAAGGTCGCCGAATCCGGAGAAAGCCCGGACTCCCTGACCCAGCTTGACAACACCTTTCACAACATTCTGTTTTCCCGCGTAGACAACGAACTGCTCATTGATCTGTGCCGCCGCTCCTGTCAGGGGATCTCCAAATTCCTGCTCTACAAGTACTGGATAACCCTGTACACGCCGCAGCAGGTATACGAGCGCCATCTCGAAATCCTGGAAGCGCTGAAGTCCGGCAAGCCTGCCACTCTGGAAAAAACCATCCGCAAGCACTATACGGATTCCGGCAAACGCATGTCCCAATACGGCGTTGATGTGTACAAGAAAGAATAG
- a CDS encoding type I glyceraldehyde-3-phosphate dehydrogenase, whose translation MTTRIAINGFGRIGRYLTRLLAQTPSLELVTVNDIMPLGEAVHLLQYDSVHGRFPDVEQQGDERFLVNGSPVRYSQLSPDNWNWGELGVDIVVEATGVFTDRRHAERHLLCGAKRVVIAAPADDADITVVMGVNDGNLTKDHTIISNASCTTNCLALPIQHIEKRFGIVHGNMTTVHPYTMRQRILDGSHPDQRRARACAINIVPTPVRTHKTVEKVIPELQGKLSGSALRVPVANVALIDLVCELATPTTTNEVRTVLRDAADDHMAYSTAPLVSSDFTGSTYGSVVDEEMTYVTDGTMVRLLAWYDNEAGFTNQLLRLLLKLHNEF comes from the coding sequence ATGACCACACGCATAGCAATTAATGGATTTGGAAGAATCGGTCGCTATCTTACCCGACTTCTCGCTCAAACCCCCTCCCTTGAGCTAGTGACCGTCAACGATATCATGCCCCTCGGCGAAGCCGTTCATCTTCTGCAATACGACTCTGTCCACGGCCGTTTTCCGGATGTTGAACAGCAAGGGGATGAGCGTTTTCTCGTAAACGGCTCACCCGTCCGCTACTCGCAGCTATCCCCCGACAACTGGAATTGGGGAGAGCTTGGCGTTGATATCGTGGTCGAAGCAACCGGCGTCTTCACGGATAGGCGCCATGCCGAGCGCCATCTACTGTGCGGTGCCAAACGCGTTGTTATTGCAGCCCCTGCCGACGACGCAGATATTACCGTGGTCATGGGGGTCAATGACGGCAACCTCACGAAAGACCATACCATCATATCCAACGCCTCCTGCACCACCAACTGCCTCGCCCTGCCCATCCAGCATATCGAAAAGCGGTTCGGCATTGTGCACGGCAACATGACTACGGTGCATCCCTACACCATGCGCCAGCGCATTCTCGACGGCAGCCACCCTGATCAGCGCCGAGCCCGCGCGTGTGCGATCAACATTGTTCCCACGCCTGTCAGAACACACAAAACCGTGGAAAAAGTCATACCGGAACTACAGGGCAAACTTTCCGGATCGGCCCTCCGCGTTCCTGTGGCAAACGTGGCACTTATCGATCTCGTATGCGAGTTGGCAACACCGACAACCACAAATGAAGTCCGCACGGTTCTACGCGATGCCGCAGACGACCACATGGCCTACAGCACGGCACCTCTCGTCTCATCAGACTTTACCGGGAGCACCTACGGCTCGGTTGTTGACGAAGAAATGACCTATGTAACCGACGGCACAATGGTCCGCCTGCTGGCGTGGTACGACAATGAGGCAGGTTTTACCAACCAACTGCTCCGCCTGTTGCTCAAGCTGCACAACGAGTTCTAA
- a CDS encoding zf-HC2 domain-containing protein has translation MKNRNSLCDSGIEMWGGSMDEGLSRTSTFCPGYNETAGYIDKMLPAKLRKSFESHMASCRDCRTDILELRICIRETL, from the coding sequence ATGAAGAATAGAAATTCTCTTTGTGATTCAGGAATTGAAATGTGGGGTGGCTCAATGGACGAGGGATTATCAAGAACCTCCACATTCTGCCCCGGATACAATGAAACAGCAGGATACATTGACAAGATGCTCCCTGCAAAACTCAGAAAAAGTTTTGAAAGCCACATGGCCTCATGCAGAGACTGCAGAACAGACATACTCGAACTGCGCATCTGCATACGTGAAACATTATAA
- a CDS encoding flagellar hook assembly protein FlgD, producing MSYIDAVSYNNAAYVASTDSASSDLGRDDFLTLLVTQLENQDPLNPVEDAEMIAELAQFSSLEELESLNESMEGITSTLNVMTVNSAVSYLGQDVVAAGYSISKSDDGCTDVYFTPAEDCESVTAHIYNEDGDIVASVDLGSITEGEHTFTWDGIKTNGSEAGDGTYYVGFEAYDADGNDVSVSSEVSGTVTGISSSNGSTVLELSDGRTVELLYVSKIISNTSGSTSDTTTQ from the coding sequence ATGTCATACATTGACGCAGTCTCATACAACAACGCAGCTTACGTTGCCTCCACGGACAGTGCATCATCAGATCTGGGAAGAGACGATTTCCTCACCCTGCTCGTGACTCAGCTGGAGAATCAGGACCCCCTGAACCCGGTGGAAGATGCCGAAATGATCGCGGAACTCGCTCAGTTCTCCAGTTTGGAAGAACTGGAATCGCTGAACGAGAGCATGGAAGGCATTACCAGCACCCTGAACGTCATGACGGTGAACAGTGCGGTTTCCTATCTCGGTCAGGACGTGGTGGCCGCCGGCTACTCCATCAGCAAGAGCGATGACGGCTGTACGGATGTCTACTTCACCCCCGCTGAAGACTGCGAGTCCGTCACGGCCCACATCTACAACGAAGACGGCGACATTGTGGCCAGCGTGGACCTCGGCTCCATTACGGAGGGAGAACACACCTTCACGTGGGACGGCATCAAGACCAACGGCAGCGAAGCCGGAGACGGCACCTACTACGTCGGGTTTGAAGCCTACGATGCAGACGGCAACGACGTTTCCGTTTCTTCCGAGGTCTCCGGAACGGTCACCGGCATATCCAGTTCCAACGGTTCCACCGTGCTTGAACTGAGCGACGGCCGGACTGTGGAACTGCTCTACGTCAGCAAGATCATCAGCAACACGTCCGGCAGCACGTCCGACACCACCACCCAGTAA
- a CDS encoding flagellar hook protein FlgE, giving the protein MSISGSMYAGISGLTVHSQAMSVIGNNLANSSTIGYKSATTQFEDVFYSTVSTANGLNQVGHGATVATIYQDFSQGSYEASTSDTAVAIGGNGFFMVNNPTTGDRYYTRAGNFEFDQYGYLVDAHGYQVQGWKAASTTSSNGVVQTQGALTSLQLTSYQSPPSATSSVYLSVNLDKSDDDNNNDAADPFFSVFNDWNGLDETPIGDTQYAYQTTMTVYDEAGSAHELTVYFDKVEDDAVTSQAGGYQVWEYVVTCDPSDDGRIIDGQNLNTTSAAGLLMTGTLTFNSSGILQGMTAFTLASTATGDLHDLTNWTPSEFSEDGYPVFTANFSGSPNASTTSAASALNIELNLGIKNEGTGWATGVASNAAAIGNTFSSLTTFDQVDLQAGASTAYDSASSTYDQSQDGYATGYLQSIEVDRDGVVSGQYSNGQILDLFVLALADFNNPQGLILEGGNLYSEGTESGSARVGRANTSSFGSIAANTLEQSNVDMSTEMVRLITTQRGYSANAKVITTADAMLQEAINLKR; this is encoded by the coding sequence ATGAGTATCAGCGGTTCCATGTATGCGGGCATTTCCGGCCTGACGGTACACAGCCAGGCCATGTCGGTCATCGGCAACAACCTCGCAAACTCAAGCACCATCGGCTACAAGTCCGCGACCACACAATTCGAAGACGTGTTCTATTCCACGGTTTCCACGGCGAACGGCCTGAATCAGGTTGGTCACGGCGCAACCGTAGCCACCATCTATCAGGATTTCTCGCAGGGTTCATACGAAGCATCCACCAGCGACACAGCCGTAGCCATCGGCGGCAACGGCTTCTTCATGGTGAACAATCCCACCACCGGCGACCGTTACTACACCCGTGCGGGCAACTTCGAGTTCGACCAGTACGGCTATCTGGTGGATGCACACGGCTATCAGGTGCAGGGATGGAAGGCGGCGTCCACCACCTCGTCCAACGGCGTAGTGCAGACACAGGGCGCACTCACCTCGCTGCAGCTCACCTCGTACCAGTCACCGCCCTCCGCGACCTCGTCGGTCTATCTTTCCGTGAACCTCGACAAGTCTGATGACGATAACAACAATGATGCCGCAGACCCGTTCTTCTCCGTCTTCAATGATTGGAACGGACTGGACGAAACGCCCATAGGCGATACGCAGTATGCCTACCAGACCACCATGACCGTCTATGACGAAGCAGGCTCCGCGCACGAACTGACCGTCTATTTCGACAAGGTGGAAGACGATGCCGTGACCAGTCAGGCGGGCGGCTATCAGGTATGGGAGTACGTGGTTACCTGCGATCCTTCCGACGACGGACGCATCATTGACGGCCAGAACCTGAACACCACATCCGCCGCGGGTCTGCTCATGACAGGCACGCTCACCTTCAACTCCTCCGGCATCCTGCAGGGCATGACGGCCTTCACGCTGGCCTCCACGGCAACGGGCGACCTGCACGACCTGACCAACTGGACGCCCTCGGAATTCTCGGAAGATGGCTACCCCGTCTTCACGGCCAATTTCTCAGGCTCGCCAAACGCCAGCACCACCAGTGCGGCCAGTGCCCTGAACATTGAGCTCAATCTGGGCATCAAGAACGAGGGAACCGGCTGGGCAACAGGTGTGGCCTCCAATGCCGCCGCCATCGGCAACACCTTCTCCTCGCTAACCACCTTTGATCAGGTAGACCTGCAGGCAGGCGCAAGCACGGCCTACGATTCCGCCTCCTCCACCTATGACCAGAGTCAGGACGGCTACGCCACCGGCTATCTGCAAAGCATTGAAGTTGACCGCGACGGCGTGGTGAGCGGCCAGTATTCCAACGGCCAGATCCTGGACCTGTTCGTGCTGGCGCTTGCGGACTTCAACAACCCGCAGGGACTGATTCTGGAAGGCGGCAATCTCTACTCGGAAGGAACGGAGTCCGGGTCGGCCCGCGTGGGCAGAGCCAACACATCCAGCTTCGGATCCATTGCGGCAAACACTCTGGAGCAATCCAACGTGGACATGTCCACAGAGATGGTGCGCCTCATCACCACGCAGCGCGGGTATTCAGCCAACGCCAAGGTCATTACCACCGCCGACGCCATGCTGCAGGAAGCCATCAACCTCAAACGGTAA
- the flgK gene encoding flagellar hook-associated protein FlgK: protein MTINGIYSLATQALMNAQVGISVTGDNIANADVQGYSRKTVTYETADSIRYRSLYLGTGADVQEIARHYNYYVEKQYLASNSETSYWGQQAESLSSVEELFNESDDYGISTALDQFFTSLSALAQDASSDAYRTELTEYATTLADQLRSLNSSLDAAREAADAEIADQVDEANDLLSAIAAYNATIVGNRNDATLQDAMDVAVRELSSLLDVNVIYQENGQYTVLTAEGQTLVDGSHAYTLAYEGPQSTKELTSGSTYDGEVYFDGTGANELTIDFVTSGPTDGSAGAATFRVSVDGGRTWLTDDNGNELTYTAGDYDNRVTIEGVSVWFGTAGDANATATTNVSAGDEFTIVPKSGVYWYKTTSDKVNITPYADSSSDSGNRLSGGSIAGLLQVRDQSITAYMEEMDAFASELIWQMNYQHSQGAGTEHYTNVQSVNAVNDASIPLANTQLAYADKLTTGGLSIALYDEDTGNTLGVTALDFSSIVPPGLDSFDPTQHSLNDVAAAINATFSGQLTASVTDGRMSIQAADGVEFEFAGDTTGILAATGINTFFSGDGITDIQVDSRLLADSGRINASVVDGTGLVASGDNTNALAMAGLAEADVELDTIHSSSSQTLSEHLHSLVSKVGTDMDTASRSYTYSSAVATQLDTLQQEVSGVNLDEEYANLTRYQQSYQAAAQLIQTANEMFDVILSLKS, encoded by the coding sequence ATGACCATCAATGGAATCTACAGCTTAGCCACGCAGGCCCTGATGAATGCACAGGTGGGCATAAGCGTAACCGGCGACAACATAGCCAACGCGGACGTGCAGGGCTACAGCCGCAAGACGGTCACCTATGAGACGGCAGACAGCATCCGCTATCGCTCTCTCTACCTTGGCACCGGCGCGGACGTGCAGGAAATCGCAAGACACTACAACTACTATGTGGAAAAGCAGTATCTCGCCTCCAACAGTGAAACCAGCTACTGGGGCCAGCAGGCGGAGTCGCTCTCCAGCGTGGAAGAGCTGTTCAACGAAAGCGACGACTACGGCATTTCCACCGCACTGGACCAATTTTTCACCAGCCTGAGCGCACTTGCGCAGGACGCCTCCAGCGACGCCTACCGTACTGAGCTGACGGAATACGCCACAACGCTTGCCGACCAGCTGCGTTCATTGAACTCCTCTCTGGATGCGGCCCGCGAGGCTGCCGACGCAGAGATTGCCGATCAGGTGGATGAAGCCAACGACCTTCTCTCGGCCATTGCAGCTTACAACGCCACCATCGTAGGCAACCGCAACGACGCAACACTACAGGACGCCATGGATGTGGCGGTACGCGAGCTCTCCAGCCTGCTGGACGTCAACGTCATCTATCAGGAGAACGGCCAGTACACAGTGCTCACGGCGGAAGGCCAGACGCTGGTGGATGGCTCCCACGCATACACGCTGGCCTACGAAGGCCCGCAATCCACCAAGGAACTGACTTCCGGCTCGACCTACGACGGAGAGGTCTACTTTGACGGTACCGGAGCCAACGAACTGACCATAGACTTTGTCACCTCCGGCCCCACAGACGGGTCTGCCGGTGCGGCCACCTTCAGAGTATCCGTGGACGGCGGCAGGACGTGGCTCACCGACGACAACGGCAACGAACTCACCTACACCGCAGGCGACTACGACAATCGCGTCACAATTGAAGGCGTCTCCGTATGGTTCGGCACGGCGGGTGACGCCAACGCCACGGCCACCACCAACGTTTCCGCAGGCGACGAGTTCACCATCGTGCCCAAGTCCGGCGTGTACTGGTACAAGACCACCTCCGACAAGGTGAACATCACTCCCTATGCAGACTCGTCCTCCGACAGCGGCAACAGACTCAGCGGCGGCAGCATTGCAGGGCTGTTGCAGGTTCGCGACCAGTCCATCACCGCCTACATGGAAGAGATGGACGCCTTTGCCAGCGAGCTGATCTGGCAGATGAACTACCAGCACAGTCAGGGCGCGGGAACGGAGCACTATACCAACGTGCAGTCCGTAAATGCCGTGAACGATGCTTCCATCCCGCTTGCAAACACCCAGCTCGCCTATGCGGACAAGCTCACAACAGGCGGCCTTTCCATAGCCCTGTACGATGAAGACACAGGCAACACGCTCGGCGTAACAGCACTTGATTTCAGCTCCATCGTTCCGCCCGGGCTGGACAGCTTTGACCCCACCCAGCATTCGCTGAACGACGTGGCAGCGGCCATCAACGCCACCTTCTCCGGCCAGCTCACCGCCTCCGTCACGGACGGCCGCATGTCCATTCAGGCCGCGGACGGTGTGGAGTTCGAGTTTGCCGGCGACACCACGGGCATTCTAGCCGCAACGGGCATAAACACCTTTTTCTCCGGTGACGGCATTACCGACATTCAGGTGGACTCCCGACTCCTTGCCGACTCGGGCCGCATCAATGCCAGCGTCGTGGACGGCACAGGACTGGTTGCCTCCGGCGACAACACCAATGCGCTGGCCATGGCCGGTCTGGCCGAGGCGGATGTGGAGCTGGATACCATCCATTCCTCCTCATCCCAGACACTCAGCGAACACCTGCACTCCCTCGTCTCCAAGGTGGGCACGGATATGGACACAGCCTCGCGCAGCTACACCTATTCCAGCGCCGTGGCCACCCAGCTGGACACCCTACAGCAGGAAGTCTCCGGCGTGAACCTTGACGAAGAATACGCCAACCTCACCCGCTATCAACAGTCCTATCAGGCTGCAGCCCAGCTCATTCAGACGGCGAACGAGATGTTCGATGTCATTCTTTCGCTGAAGTCATAG